TGGCCCCACAGCCCACTAAGATCACCAGCAGATTCCTAGATTTTTTATTAGCCCAGACCGTGTGGGGTAATTTTCAGAACTTCACATGCATCCATTTTGCTAGCCTCGAGCTCGTGCTGGAGATTGGAGTCGATCCCATGTCAGTACGGACCAGATTTGACAATTTCAACTGATCACTTGAGTGTGTGAGCCCAATCCATGTGCGATGGTTTAGTAGATTTGAGTCTCTAACAGGAATGGCAAGCTCAAGTCCTTAATtagaaacaaatttttttattttaaattaatattgttttagtatttagattattttaatatactaatatcaaaaataatttttaaaaaataaaaaatatatattattttaatatatttcaattaaaaaaaatactttaaaaaacaattataaccatACTTttcaacacaattaaaaaatcattggtCAGTACGTGAGAAGAAGTCATTTGCGGCTAGCAAGATGCCATGAATCGAAGGGAACATGGAAGACCTATGCAAAGTGTATGTACgagtaggggtgttcaaaaaaaccggttaaccgagaaaaccgaagaaaaattaaccgagaaaaccgaaccgagataaaaaaccgattaaaccgattttcaaaaccataaatTCTAAtaggtccggttcggtttcggttttaaaaCTAAAACCGACAAACCGAACCGGATCAACCAAAAAACCAAAGCTATACAAATTTAGAAGggtataaatagttaaatattgaaacctaaccctaaaagcCGCCACTTGACCCTGAGAATATTTATCTCAATCTTCCTTTccctttcaaatttcaattgcTCTGCCTCTCATCTACGTTTATCTCCATCTCAAAACTCAAAAGTGAGCCTCATCTCTTCATCTACCTTTATCTCATCTCATTCATCTATGTTTATCTCTGTCTCAAAAATGAGCCCCACACAAACTCATCTCTTCATCTCCTTAACTTCTCTTCTCTTTACTTTTGCACAAGCCTTCTTTATTTCAGCACAAGTTGTTGCAGTTACAGTAGAAGGAGATGGCTACTGTAGAGAAAAGATAACAAGGTAATTTTTGACCCAGTACTTGGTGTTTGCCCAGGGATCCAAGGTATATCAACAGGAAACAATGATTAATGACCGAAGAAGCAACAAGGATGGATCTATTACAAAATCCTCTGAATAGTTAGCTAAACTGTCTTGTTCCTCGCTTGTCTGCTCAAGATTGTAATAGCAGGAAATATAAAATTCCAAACAAGGAAAAATTAGTGTTGGATCTGTGAAGGGATTCGGTTTCCCggttttttgccaaaaaaaccagattcaaccgaaccgaaccagttCGGTTCGAACCGAATTTCGGTCCAGTCCggttaatatttcataaaattaatataactcgattcaattggttttttagtctaaaccgaaccgaaccgtgaacacctCTATGTACGAGCATTCTCCATCGTAGTGAAAGGAAGcgttatgaatttatttattttttgtattttgaaaatgcattttACTTGTAAAACtatcaatataataattttttagtattttttatgattttaaatattaatattaaaaataaaaaaaataattttaatatattttgaaataaaaaatacatattcacCGCTACAACAAATATACTTTTAGTccgttttttctctctcatcaaGGAGAGTCCGCCTTTTACTTGAGGCTGAAAATGGGATTAATAATAGGCTATGATCAGTTAATCTACATCACATGTTTGCCTTTAAACAAAATGGCAGACCGGATCGCATAAGAAAGACGCTGACATGAAAATTAATTGCATGAAAGacatactttttattattatgcatttaaactttgaaataattttacttttttaagcaacattgaatgatatttttctcactttatattattcaatcaatttaaattttttcttaaataaataatttttttaataaataaagccagataaatcttttaaaattaaatattttaatataaaagctccattaatcattcattttttttttatttttagatattattaattactttttactTAAGAAAGTGTAGgcataaaacaaattatttgaatttaaattttttaaactacaaatagattgaaaaaacatgcaaatatagtattttaaaaaaataaagcttagtGCAGTTGCGGGTCTCACAACTAGGAAGTAACTAAAACAGGATGGCCAATATCATCATCAGATTGGAAATTTTATTCTCATCCATAGCTTAGAAAGCTATGTAGGAAGGTGTCCTAAGATTTTTCCAATTTTCATCACTTGATGATTCAGAAGCAACAATGGAAATCACAACTCAACAACAGCGTGTAGAGTTGTGTTGAATTCTTGAACGGAAACTTCAACCTTGAATTCATGTTGCGTCGATAGGAATGCCACAACACATTATCAAGATTAAGAAGAGTGACTCGGGAAAAGAAAGAACTACTACAAAGAAATCAAATTGGAGGGGACACAGAGCTCACTTGCAAAATCCACAAATCTGATCGTGCGCAAAATTAGCAAAGCAAGAACTGTTAGTGTTATTGTTAGCAAAACAAGGTAATTAATGCCTTCAGTTTCTAACAAAAGGCACCAGGAACAAATCAATAGCAGATTCAGAAGCGTACAATTTTAGGCATCACTGAACAATTAATGTCTCGGATCAAGTGTtggattataatattattgcTTCATCATAATCAACAACAACATCTAATCACCAAATAATCAagatcaaaacaaatcaaatccaGGGAAAACGGGGTTTACTCAGTGGTGGCGTTAATTAAATTGGTTCGATTCTGCCAGCTAGTTTCCTCAACTTTTAATCAGAAGAGGGAGCTGTAATTCATCACTGTAACCTCCGAAATTCCCACAACagcaaaagaaaatcaaaattatagccattttaattggaaaaaaaaaattgaaaattgaaaaaaaataataataaaaaaaaagagattactCAGTGATGGCTGTAAATAAATTGGTTCGATTCGGCCAGCTAGTTTCCTCAACTTTTAATCAGAAGAGGGAGCTGAAAATCCTCCTTGTAATCTCActtcaaaaaaggaaaaaaaatcacgaaattaaaagagaaagatcacTCAGTTCAGCGGGAATATCGACACGCAAAGTTTTTCTccataaatacaaagaaaaacccTGCATTCCGGTCTGTTGAGCTTGAATTTCGTGAGTCGTCATAGcaatctttctcttttcttctcctaTCTCTAGAAATACCAGGTTTTGTTTAAGAAACGGCAAGTGTAACTTCGGAGAAAAAAGACTAGGGTTTCTAGAGTGAGCACTAGAAATGTGAGGGATGTAATGGTGTCTAGGGCTTTATAGGAGTTACTAGAATTAGGGTTTTTTGCGGCTGCCTCTAAATCTTTTGTGGGCTTTATCCTTCTTTGAGGCCACGAGAAAATAATAGAGTATTTCGGAGGGCTTGGCTTAAATTAATATGAACTGATCGAGCTAGAAGTTTTAGCCCAAAACCCTTagacaagaaaaggaaaattacatgatatcaattttataatactATAAATTATATACGTCCTTCTCGGAGAATTTTATAGTGATAATATTAATTACTTCTtagaactcattttttttttaaataaacaattttatagTGCTAATGATACTATTAGTTATTATTTGGAGTTCgctttaaataaaaagacagcGTAAAGAgtagagaaaatataaaatttatgacctttaaaaaataataaaaatattatcatttgtgatttttctctcttaattatattttttttaaattaaacccaTAGAGTAATGAATATGATGGAGCACCACAAaactaatattttcaattataagtattagtttttttaataaaaacaaattgtggTGTTTACTTAGATATATGAGTGGGTGGTgaattttctcccttttttttttatcatagataAAGCAGTGACATTGTTTtgactatatttttattcaaaaacaattgaattttatctttatgaaCATATAGCAACAATCCGAATACAtgacaagatttttttattattattatttgaagtgAGTTTGaagtttttcattaataataaaaaagtattatcatataattacaatagtatattttttaattattgcacattacaaaaaaaataccaagtcCAGATTATAAATATGGaatttaatcataaatcatACACGGAATCATATATAAGtaataaaaaagtaaagttAACaacaaatttgtttaaaaataaattattttttaaatatatttgatgaaaagtaaaattaacaaGAAGTTTGCtttaaataattagaaaaaaaaaattcaagtagttATCATATTAAACTCATAATTtgagttataatttaaaataatctcataaaaaataaattgaaaaacattacaAATACCACTCCCAATAAATATAATCTTAgcaaatatttgaagttttattttattttgagattaccgttgtaattttaatatagattagagtttgtttggagatataattgtgattgtgattgattttcaaaatattttttattctgaaatgtatcaaaataatattttttttattttttaaaaattatttttaaaattaatacatcaaaaagatttaaaatataaaaaaaaatttaaaaaaaattaaatttttaaagaatatgaATCGACCTGAGCTTCTAAACGATATTTTAATGTGATCTTATACGTAGATGAATACCACCATTGCTATTATGGATTGCAACAGCGCTGCTTCTCTACAACATGACAAAGCTGATTTTGCATCTCAAAATTATTTGTCTGTTTTTAGCAAACTTCTATATTCAAATGTTTTCAGATTTAACTGTCAATTGCCATTGCCATTGCCATAACAGTTCATGCTGCTAAGAATTGTCCCTCAGCAACGCGCGGTATATGTACAAGCTTGCTAAATGTTATTATGAACGTATGGCCCTCTCcttcatcttttcttctttaaagaAGACAATTGTGAGGCCATTCCCATCTTCTCTCCTCAATTATTTCTCCGTTCTCTTCTCTGCACTTGCTTTACCAAAGACCTAATTTGCAGACATAGGCACCGCACCTAGTCCGCCAAACAACCATATTCCTTCGGCCCTGGGTTtggtttctcttttttatttttcagggtATTGATACATACATTAATCTTCTTTTTATCTATCGTTTCATTTCCCAATTAACCATTGATGGATAAGCGGCTTTgttttttctgattttgttttacaGCCTTGATTCAAGGGTTGTCAATGGTGGGTTCTTTGAACTTTTGAAGAAATAAAGCAACTTTGTTCTTCTCTCAACAAAAtctttttctgggttttctAGGTATgtttccttcacttgattttgGCGTTTTAAACCGTGCGTTCCTTGATTTTTTGATGAAACAGAATAACCAATTTATTTGTCTGCATATTCGGTATCTaggttttttctagttttttgtcCAAGGTATTTTTTGAtggttttcaataatattttctttgaaattttgtaCCGAGAGAGAAccataataacaaaaatcaattaactagCAAAAAgatccctgtttttttttagtgttttgaagTGCGAAGGATGTGCCATGGCCATAGagtttctttcaaacatgtaaaTTTGCAAGTACTCCTTGTGGCATTTCACCAAATGGACGGTGTgcaaaattcaatctaaaaatagcGTGGCTATGATTAGCAGCAACTTTCCTCTTTCTCCTTGGCAGAATGGAAATACTGAGAGCTTCATACGGCGACGCATCATCTGATTCAGACTCTGATTCCTCTTGTCCACCAACAACGAAATCAGTCCCTCCTGTTTCGAACCCAAAAGCAGAGGCCATAGCTTTACCGCCGCCTCCTCTCGCACTTCTCACTCCTTCTAATCCTCTCGGTAACCAACCAATCTTTCATTACCTTTTGTTTTAGAATCAGTCCTCTTTCTTATTTGGCTCACCAACTGTTTGATGTTTGTTAATGAAGGTGCATTGGATTCCATGCTAAATGGTCAGTCCAGTCGAATTAGAAGCTTCCCTCATGTTCAAGGCAACTATGCTTTGCACGTCTACATTCCAGGTTTCTTCTACATATTtcccttgttaatttttttaattaacgagTAGTAGAGAATTTTGTTCATTTAACTATGTGATTTCAGTTAATATACCACCTGCGTTGAAGAAGGAAGTGGTTCAGTTCTTGAACAGGATATCATTAGTTGTGCCTGGTCTTCATGTTGTTGATGCCGATGTTCCTCTTGATATTTTATGTAAAGATGATCACAAGCTTGAACAAGTTGCATTAGGCAGAGAGTTCCATATTAGCTTAGGAAGAACTGTGCCGATTCGAGTTCACCAGATTGATTCAGTCGTTGCTATGCTTCGGCAGAAGCTTCAGTTTCAAAAAGGGTCAGTTTTGATAAAGCTTAAGCATAAGTTTTTGTTATGGGGTTATGcaaattttttccttgaaacaatGTTTTTGTCGAAGCAGATATTGGATTGACTTTAATAAGTGGGAAGTTTTTGTTAATGATGACAAGACACGCACCTTTCTTTCACTAGAAGTTGTGACTGGAGGATTACCTGAGGTATGCTGCTTGACAAATTTTGTTTGTGTATTTGTTTCTTCACCTtacaagtttttataattttatgtaacAATGATTGGTTCTGTTTCAAATGCTTTAGATTACCAAGCAAATTCAGTCTGTTAATGATGTGTATAAGCTCCACAATCTTCCTGAATTTTATAAGGTGAGCTTAATTATTAAGTAATTCCATGAACATCTCTTACTAAGTGTGATTGTATATATCTTACAAGACTCTTGTACTATGTTGGATGTTGCAAATAGGATCCACGCCCTCATATATCGTTGGCTTGGGCATTGGGGGATGTCAGCGATGTCTTAAAGAGAGAAGTTGTAAACGAAATGAAGAGGTCAAGTGCTGGGGGATCAATATTGAAACGTGTATTTAGTTGT
The sequence above is drawn from the Populus alba chromosome 15, ASM523922v2, whole genome shotgun sequence genome and encodes:
- the LOC118062782 gene encoding uncharacterized protein, with product MEILRASYGDASSDSDSDSSCPPTTKSVPPVSNPKAEAIALPPPPLALLTPSNPLGALDSMLNGQSSRIRSFPHVQGNYALHVYIPVNIPPALKKEVVQFLNRISLVVPGLHVVDADVPLDILCKDDHKLEQVALGREFHISLGRTVPIRVHQIDSVVAMLRQKLQFQKGYWIDFNKWEVFVNDDKTRTFLSLEVVTGGLPEITKQIQSVNDVYKLHNLPEFYKDPRPHISLAWALGDVSDVLKREVVNEMKRSSAGGSILKRVFSCKFSGIECRIGKKTYKISKSLDEK